The Pseudarthrobacter sp. NS4 genome includes a window with the following:
- a CDS encoding alpha/beta fold hydrolase encodes MTQTQETPVAFLHGVGLNAAMWAPVQDALGRESIAIDLPGHGQQPPLTGPATLRDMADDVLTRLPERSHLVGFSLGALIGQHIARFHPDRVKTLTCVSSVCQRTDAERSAVSARLASAEADFPATVEASIDRWYSGTAVPQSVVEATRRTLEANDVQSFVHAYRVFALGDGVIGNELSRIEVPALAITGEHDPGSTPEMTRRLAAAIPGAKAVIVPGARHMLPVQDADVLARAINEFIKDSEGERA; translated from the coding sequence ATGACACAAACGCAGGAAACACCGGTTGCCTTCCTGCACGGGGTCGGGCTCAATGCAGCCATGTGGGCACCAGTCCAGGATGCCCTCGGGCGTGAGTCGATAGCCATCGACCTGCCGGGGCACGGACAGCAGCCACCGCTGACGGGACCGGCCACCCTTAGAGACATGGCCGACGACGTGCTCACGCGCCTCCCTGAACGATCCCACCTCGTGGGCTTCTCACTGGGCGCGTTGATTGGGCAGCACATTGCGAGGTTTCATCCAGACCGGGTCAAGACCCTTACCTGCGTGAGTTCCGTGTGCCAGCGCACGGATGCCGAGCGCAGCGCGGTAAGTGCCCGGCTGGCATCGGCCGAAGCGGACTTTCCCGCGACGGTTGAGGCGTCGATCGACCGCTGGTACTCAGGGACGGCTGTGCCTCAAAGCGTCGTGGAAGCCACCCGCCGGACCCTGGAGGCAAATGATGTGCAGTCCTTTGTGCACGCTTACCGTGTCTTCGCTCTGGGGGACGGGGTGATCGGCAACGAGCTCAGCCGCATCGAGGTGCCGGCACTGGCCATCACCGGCGAGCACGACCCGGGCTCGACACCGGAGATGACCAGGCGGCTTGCCGCAGCAATCCCTGGCGCAAAGGCCGTCATCGTGCCTGGTGCCCGGCACATGCTGCCCGTTCAGGACGCTGACGTCCTGGCCCGGGCAATCAATGAGTTCATTAAAGATTCCGAAGGAGAACGCGCATGA
- a CDS encoding amino acid synthesis family protein, with amino-acid sequence MPDTTLTSLATDGTDLHQAPLMEELARRVGVRKITVLTEELLRDGQGSLPTSVTRAAAAAIIRNPWAGLPVSTDLAAETERIAPVLAKVLTDRLTAALGGAGQIEAFGKSAVVGLNGEVEHAAALIHTPFFGNLVREFLEGTSILSFSDDRAEPGTSIAVPMWHKEAASTRSHYQTLTLSLSDAPHPDEIVVIAAASTGSRPHPRIGDRTTDRPVTAEILEGILP; translated from the coding sequence GTGCCTGATACAACCCTGACTTCCCTTGCCACTGACGGAACCGACCTTCACCAAGCACCTCTGATGGAAGAGCTCGCCCGGCGGGTCGGTGTCCGGAAGATTACCGTGCTCACGGAAGAACTGCTGCGTGACGGTCAGGGTTCGCTGCCAACCAGCGTGACCAGGGCGGCCGCAGCCGCCATCATCCGTAACCCCTGGGCCGGCTTGCCGGTCTCGACGGACCTTGCGGCCGAGACCGAACGGATCGCTCCGGTGCTGGCGAAGGTCCTCACCGACCGCCTCACCGCCGCCTTGGGCGGCGCCGGACAAATCGAGGCGTTCGGCAAATCGGCCGTTGTCGGGCTGAACGGTGAGGTCGAGCACGCCGCGGCCCTGATCCACACACCGTTCTTCGGCAACCTTGTCCGCGAGTTCCTCGAAGGGACGTCAATCCTGTCCTTCTCGGACGACCGCGCGGAACCAGGAACCTCCATCGCCGTGCCCATGTGGCACAAAGAGGCCGCGTCCACCCGCAGCCACTACCAAACCCTGACGCTGAGCCTGAGCGATGCGCCCCACCCGGATGAAATCGTCGTCATTGCCGCCGCGTCCACGGGGTCGCGTCCGCATCCCCGCATTGGCGATCGAACAACTGACCGCCCCGTAACCGCTGAAATACTGGAGGGAATCCTGCCGTGA
- a CDS encoding GntR family transcriptional regulator, with amino-acid sequence MQETLQAKTQEQPNGNQVSLLEKLRKLVLSGEYPPGAPLPELFLAEEFDVSRTPVREALKQLENEGLVEIRPKVGTFVRIPTRREIVELFQLKESLEGLAASLLARRGPVPELERLKRNIEASEGAERRRDSAKYAELVHEFHWTIVNGSDNSKLREHYGRLMNQLAYHRIVLETVERPARMRASIREHQSVLEAILEKDPTGAELAMRGHVNASSLAAARIEAPEAPEVAGN; translated from the coding sequence ATGCAAGAGACGCTTCAGGCAAAAACACAAGAGCAGCCGAACGGGAACCAGGTAAGCCTCCTCGAAAAGCTGCGCAAGCTCGTCCTCAGCGGCGAGTACCCTCCCGGCGCTCCTCTTCCGGAGCTGTTCCTGGCTGAAGAGTTCGACGTGAGCAGGACACCTGTGCGGGAGGCGCTCAAGCAGCTGGAAAACGAAGGCCTGGTTGAGATACGGCCAAAGGTTGGTACCTTCGTCCGGATACCCACGCGGCGCGAAATCGTCGAACTGTTCCAGCTGAAGGAAAGCCTTGAGGGCCTGGCAGCGAGCCTGCTCGCCCGGCGTGGTCCGGTGCCGGAGCTGGAACGGCTCAAACGCAACATTGAGGCGTCAGAGGGCGCCGAGCGTAGACGTGACAGCGCTAAGTATGCCGAACTGGTCCACGAGTTCCACTGGACCATCGTGAACGGCTCGGATAACTCAAAGCTCCGCGAGCACTACGGACGCCTGATGAACCAGCTCGCGTACCACCGCATCGTTCTGGAGACCGTTGAGCGCCCTGCCCGGATGCGGGCCTCCATCCGTGAGCATCAGTCGGTTCTGGAAGCGATCCTGGAAAAGGATCCGACCGGTGCCGAACTGGCCATGCGCGGCCACGTCAATGCCTCAAGCCTTGCCGCGGCACGCATCGAAGCGCCCGAAGCCCCCGAAGTGGCCGGGAACTGA
- a CDS encoding flavin reductase, translating to MQQTINHTLTAAWTAAWDEGDVSAFDAIVTADYQRESAGTKKITGLKELQQEILEVRAAFPDLTTRIDKVIADGDDVAIFWTTTGTFTHPLGGVPPTGRVVETRGSNALTLRDGRIAYERVTWDSAELLADLGVPSLHSAFEDDSSNVVVDELTGNLPPDVMKGFNRQFITGVTVVTTIDEDGKPRGLAANSYASISLDPPLVLVSVQKTSSTYPALFRSGHFGINILSNEQHDTVRTFASKTPDKFANIEWHAGPKGVPLIDGSAASLEAEIKERFQAKTHTIFVGRVRHAEVADVAPMIYKAGQFFDGARLEEL from the coding sequence ATGCAACAGACAATCAACCACACCTTGACCGCAGCTTGGACCGCAGCCTGGGACGAGGGTGACGTCAGTGCTTTCGACGCGATCGTCACCGCCGACTACCAGCGTGAGAGCGCCGGCACGAAGAAAATCACCGGCCTGAAGGAGCTCCAGCAGGAAATCCTGGAAGTCCGGGCGGCATTCCCGGACCTCACCACACGCATCGACAAGGTCATCGCAGACGGCGACGATGTAGCAATCTTCTGGACCACCACCGGCACATTCACGCATCCGCTTGGTGGAGTTCCGCCCACAGGACGTGTCGTGGAGACCCGCGGATCGAACGCCCTCACGCTGCGCGATGGCCGCATCGCTTACGAGCGGGTCACCTGGGACTCCGCGGAACTCCTGGCCGACCTCGGAGTTCCGTCCCTCCACTCAGCATTCGAGGACGATTCATCGAATGTGGTGGTGGATGAATTGACCGGGAACCTTCCGCCGGACGTCATGAAGGGCTTCAACCGGCAGTTCATTACAGGTGTCACCGTTGTGACCACCATCGACGAGGACGGCAAGCCCCGCGGCCTTGCCGCCAACTCCTACGCTTCAATTTCGCTGGACCCGCCGCTCGTTCTCGTGTCTGTCCAGAAGACGTCGTCCACCTACCCGGCCCTGTTCCGGTCGGGACACTTCGGGATCAACATCCTCAGCAACGAACAGCACGACACGGTACGGACGTTCGCTTCAAAGACTCCTGACAAATTCGCCAACATTGAATGGCATGCAGGGCCCAAAGGTGTGCCACTGATCGACGGCTCGGCCGCCTCCCTCGAGGCCGAGATCAAGGAACGGTTCCAGGCGAAGACCCACACGATCTTCGTCGGCCGGGTCCGGCACGCTGAGGTAGCTGACGTAGCCCCCATGAT
- a CDS encoding amino acid synthesis family protein — MNIRKIVTLSEEILTEGGRPVTPGARIAVAIAVVENPWAGQGFVEDLSHGIDATASDLGALLTPKVIEALGAPVEAYGKAAIVGIEGEVEHGSALIHTLKFGDHYRKAASATTLLPAVEKRAPAGTVFDIPMKHITDATIRSHHQTVEVRIADAPHPGEILVALAASAQGRPQERLAPLTTEQ; from the coding sequence GTGAATATCCGCAAGATCGTTACTTTGTCCGAAGAAATCCTGACCGAGGGCGGGCGTCCCGTTACGCCAGGAGCCCGCATCGCCGTCGCTATCGCCGTCGTGGAAAACCCCTGGGCAGGCCAGGGCTTCGTCGAGGACCTCAGTCACGGCATCGATGCAACAGCCTCGGACCTTGGCGCCCTCCTTACTCCAAAGGTCATCGAAGCCCTTGGCGCCCCGGTCGAGGCCTATGGCAAGGCAGCCATTGTGGGCATCGAAGGGGAGGTGGAGCACGGCTCGGCCCTGATCCACACCCTGAAATTCGGCGACCACTACCGCAAGGCCGCTTCCGCAACCACCCTGCTGCCCGCCGTCGAGAAACGCGCGCCGGCCGGCACTGTGTTCGACATCCCGATGAAGCACATCACGGACGCGACCATCCGCTCCCACCACCAGACCGTCGAGGTCAGGATTGCCGACGCTCCCCATCCCGGTGAAATTCTCGTTGCCCTTGCGGCCTCCGCGCAGGGCCGGCCCCAGGAGCGCCTTGCGCCCCTCACCACAGAACAATGA